One genomic region from Candidatus Eisenbacteria bacterium encodes:
- a CDS encoding dienelactone hydrolase family protein, with the protein MHSRLIRAFVALALASIISPAFAAAPATFPPGEADAKARLNSTPRHGEFIEVPSASGPRRAWISYPERSDRAGVVIVIHEIFGLSDWIRSVGDQLAADGFIAVVPDLLSGLGPGGGGTDSFPTRDDVVRGVRSLSASDADARLSSVRAWANRLPAANGKWATLGFCWGGARSFEMAAQDTAPDGAVVYYGAAPDSLTLTRVRAPILGHFGADDARVNGTLPPARVILAAADRSFEVQLHAGAGHGFLRQQADREGANLKAARAAWPSTVKFLRQRLK; encoded by the coding sequence ATGCACTCCCGATTGATCCGCGCCTTCGTGGCACTCGCACTCGCCTCGATCATCTCTCCCGCGTTCGCGGCGGCGCCCGCGACATTTCCCCCCGGCGAAGCCGACGCGAAGGCGCGGCTCAACTCCACTCCCCGCCACGGCGAGTTCATCGAGGTACCCTCCGCCTCCGGACCGCGGCGCGCCTGGATTTCCTATCCGGAGCGCTCCGATCGTGCCGGCGTGGTGATCGTGATTCACGAGATCTTCGGACTCTCCGACTGGATCCGGTCGGTCGGCGATCAGCTTGCGGCCGACGGCTTCATCGCGGTGGTGCCCGACCTGCTGTCGGGGCTCGGACCCGGCGGCGGCGGCACCGATTCCTTTCCGACGCGCGACGACGTGGTGCGCGGCGTGCGCTCGCTGTCGGCGAGTGACGCCGACGCGCGACTCTCGAGCGTTCGTGCATGGGCGAATCGACTGCCGGCCGCCAACGGCAAGTGGGCGACCCTTGGGTTCTGCTGGGGCGGCGCGCGGAGCTTCGAGATGGCCGCCCAGGACACGGCGCCCGACGGCGCGGTCGTCTACTACGGGGCAGCCCCCGACAGCCTGACGCTCACCCGAGTCCGGGCGCCGATCCTCGGACACTTCGGCGCCGACGACGCGCGCGTGAATGGCACGTTGCCGCCCGCCCGGGTGATTCTCGCGGCGGCCGACCGATCGTTCGAGGTGCAGCTCCACGCCGGCGCCGGGCACGGCTTCCTGCGCCAGCAGGCCGATCGAGAAGGCGCCAATCTCAAGGCCGCGCGGGCCGCGTGGCCGAGCACGGTCAAGTTTCTGAGGCAGCGGCTGAAATAA
- a CDS encoding cytochrome C — MLRRILLTLVMLLVVAVAAAAVFVASRQNQKFDPPYPQVTASGDSSVIERGRYVVRDVVNCASCHGDTTQLAARMSGADVPMSGGFKWNIPPGTIYARNITADPATGLGDVSDAAIARALRSGVGHDGRALLPFMELQGLSDEDLVAVVSYLRTQAAIPNPVPAHQFNLLGKVLRATVLANPVGPRETPPVTSPRGATLENGRYLTESVALCWACHTQRSAATGELTGPRFGGATEFIEAGVSWSPPNITSDPETGRIGALSEDEFVARFRAGRLIPDSPMPWQGYARMSEDDLRAIYRYLKSVPAVKRDVGSPIAAPKPS; from the coding sequence GTGCTGCGAAGAATCCTGCTGACGCTCGTCATGTTGCTGGTGGTCGCGGTCGCCGCGGCCGCGGTGTTCGTCGCCTCACGTCAGAATCAGAAGTTCGATCCGCCCTACCCCCAGGTCACCGCGTCCGGCGACTCGAGCGTCATCGAGCGGGGTCGCTACGTGGTGCGCGATGTCGTGAATTGCGCGAGCTGTCACGGTGACACCACGCAACTCGCCGCACGGATGAGCGGCGCCGACGTGCCGATGAGCGGCGGATTCAAGTGGAACATTCCGCCCGGCACGATCTACGCCCGCAACATCACCGCCGATCCGGCGACCGGGCTCGGCGACGTGTCGGACGCGGCGATTGCGCGCGCGCTTCGCAGCGGCGTCGGGCACGATGGGCGCGCACTGCTTCCATTCATGGAGCTGCAGGGACTCTCGGACGAGGATCTGGTCGCCGTGGTGTCGTACTTGCGCACTCAGGCCGCGATCCCGAATCCGGTGCCGGCGCACCAATTCAACCTGCTCGGCAAGGTCCTGCGAGCGACGGTGCTCGCGAATCCGGTCGGACCACGCGAAACACCGCCCGTGACCTCACCGCGTGGCGCAACGCTCGAGAACGGTCGCTATCTGACCGAGTCGGTCGCGCTGTGCTGGGCGTGCCACACGCAGCGCAGTGCCGCGACCGGCGAGCTGACCGGACCGCGCTTCGGCGGCGCGACCGAGTTCATCGAGGCCGGTGTCTCGTGGTCGCCTCCGAACATCACGAGCGATCCCGAGACCGGACGCATCGGAGCGCTGAGCGAGGACGAGTTCGTGGCACGCTTCCGGGCCGGGCGGCTGATACCGGACTCGCCGATGCCATGGCAAGGCTACGCGCGAATGAGCGAGGACGACCTGCGCGCGATCTATCGCTACCTCAAGTCGGTACCGGCCGTGAAGCGAGACGTCGGTTCGCCGATTGCGGCGCCGAAGCCGTCGTAG